The candidate division WOR-3 bacterium genomic interval CATCGGTATTGGGCCGTCCCAGGAGAAAACCGGCAACCAGGACTCCGGCAAAGAGCAGGGGTAGGATCTGTTTGGCAAAGGTCCAGGTTGAAAATATCCAATCATTGATTTCGTTCTTCTTGAACCAGGAAAAGAGTATAATAAATAAGATAATGAGCATGGCGCCGGTTAAATACCAGTGAATGTTGTAAATAGTATTCCATAACCCGATTGCCTCTTTTGGCCTTGCCCAGGCAGCAAAAATCAGAATCAGAACGAGCACGAGAAAATAAAATCCGTTTTGCGCGAGTGAACGGGATTTACCTGTAGCAGCCTCACTGATGGCAAGATCCTCATCAGTTCCTTGTTTGTCTTTAAAAAAAACCGACATCAACAGACCAATGATAACTGAAAACGCAACTGCACCGACTGCCCGGGCAATACCCAATTCATAGCCGAGCACTCGAGCTGTGAGTATAATTGCCAGAATGTTGATTGCCGGGCCCGAATACAAAAAGGCAGTAGCAGGTCCGATACCCGCACCGCGCGTATATATACCAGCAAACATCGGTAACACCGTACATGAACAAACCGCAAGAATCGTTCCAGAGATTGAGGCTACACCATATGCCAGGATTTTATTGGCTTTGGCGCCGAAATATTTTATAACAGCTTCCTTTGATACGAATATGCTGATTGCACCGGCAATAAAGAACGCCGGGATCAAACAAAAAAGTACGTGTTGCCGGGCATATTCCTGAAGCATAAAAAAAGCTTCAAGAATCGCGCGCTGGAAGTTCACTCCTTCAAGCGGAACAAAATAAATTAAGACAAAAGCGATAATAAACAACAGTAGCTTGGTTCGGTCTTTCATTGGTACCTCCTATTACTATAGTGCACTAAATCACAGGCCTAAGCTTTTTCTTGCCCACTATGTTCTTTCTTTTATTAAAACCCTCAGAATATCTTTGCTCATATTCAGATTTTGGATAATACAATCGACCATGATATCAATTAGGTCAAAAATCTTAGGATCAACAACGTCATACCAGACTTCAGCTCCACGCTTCTCACTCCGGATGATACCAGCCCTTCGCAAGATTGCCAGGTGATGCGAAACATTGGGCTGCTTACAGCCAACATATGGTATTATTTTACAAACACAGCAGGGACCATCGCGCAGTTTCTCCAGAACCTTAAGACGCACTGGATGGCCAAGGGCATTAAAAGCAGCTGCTTGGATTTTTAAGATATCTTCTTCCATAATTTTAGATTATATCTAAATATGTAAATATGTCAATATCTAATATATCTAACTCCTCTCCACTTTTTTCTTTTTGATTAAAAACCCTCTTTTTCCCTGTTATTCTGAGTCCGCCCGCCGTTCTTTTTGGCGGGTGGACGAATAATCTCTCTTTCTTCCATACCCCCATTCTCCATTTCTCCTTTTAGAAAAGAAGGAAGGATAAGGATGGGGAAATAGAGATTTTTGTGAAGATTAAAATGGCTTAGTTTATTGGGTTTGATGATCATAAAATTAGACTGTGGAGAGTTTGTGGTGTTGTATTAAAGGCTATCTAACACTCAAAATATACCGGAATGCAGTTGACAGACTACAAATATCTGGATATAATGAATATAGAGTTTGGCACACCGCGCAATCAGAAAAAACGTGTGACCGCAGAGTACTGTGCCGCAAGAGCCGAGATGGCGGAACTGGGAGACGCGGCGGACTCAAAATCCGCAGTGCTGAAAGGCGCGTGGGGGTTCGACTCCCCCTCTCGGCATAAGAGAAACACCCTTTTATCACCAAGAAGTTTTTGAACAAAATGGAAGCGGTTATTCTGAAACGAGCAGTTCCATTATCTTTTGTATTTGACTTTGATTAAAAGATCTGTTCTTTTCTCCAGCGATCCTTTCGGCATTATACTTGTTTCCGAAGTAGTAGCGCCTGAACAAAAAATAATAGATCACCCAGGCATCACTCCAGTAGCCGTGAACGGCTTTATAGACCATCCAGGTAATGAGACCGCCGTTAAGAAGAAAGGCGTTCAGAGCATTGGCGGCGTCCCCTGCGTAGAGCTGCCCTAATCCCGGAATAAAGGTCGAAAGCTGCCGCGCTGAACTCGGCGAGCGGTAGAAAAATTTTTCCCTCTCTGCCAGTACTTCATTTATTCTCTGCTGGAGCACTGTATCCGGGCTGTACAGAAAATATGTGCTGAAGGCGTCCCGGGCATAATCCCATTTATAAGAGTGGATCTCGGCGACGGCGCGCAGCAGAGCACAGCGTTTTTTTATCTCCAGGTTGACGGCGGCGACTTCGATCTTCAACAACAGCACCTCAGCCATACTGTAATTTCCTGCGGCGATATAGGTGACCGCCAGCTCAAGTTTCCTCATCTGTTTTACGCTGTCGTCAGCGGCAGTAATGATTGCCTGTTCATGTGCATCAACCGCCTCGTCCCACTCAGAACAGAGACGATGAATCCGCGCGATCCTGCTGTATACATAACTCACCTCTTCGTCTTTCGGATGAAAGCATATAAAACGCTTGTATTCTGTTATCGCCTCTTCATAACAGCCGGCGGAAAAGAACTTTTCAGCAAAATCCAGTATCTCTGTTTTCCGGGAAGGAACAATGGAAAGAAAGAGACTAATCAAGATGAGCATAAAAGAAAACCCGGATCTCTGTTTTTAATCTCTCTTCCTGCTCTTGATTGTGGATATCAGCGGCGACGATTGAACCGTAGATATTACCGAGATAGAAGAGCGCTCCGATCGAGCCGAAGATCCAACCCTTTACTGAACTCTTTCCGTCTTTGTGGAATCCGGTATAAGCCTGCCATCCGAGCAAGCCGACGGTCAAAAATGATTGAATGCCATCCACGCTGCGCTTACAGTACACCTTACCCAGCCCGGGGATTATTCCTGAATAGAGACCGGCGAGGGTCTTACTTTTACGAGGCAGACTTTTCCCGATCCGCGCCCAGGACAACAGCCGATTTGATACCCTGTCATTCAGACTGTCCGGACCGAGGATCTCTTCCGCCTTATCCCATTTTCCCTGTTCCAGATAGCCTGCGGCATTAAGATTTTTTACTGAAGATTCCAGCTCAGGAATTCCACCCGCATTAAGATGGGTTGCCAGATAATCAATACTCGCCTGGGAGCTGCCGGCGAGGAAATAACAGAGGGCGATATTATAATGGGCATAATCCTTGATTCCTGTTTTACCGCTGCCGGCGACTTTCTTAAAGTAGTCCATCGCCCGTTCATACTTTCTCGCCTTGAGATAACATTTTCCAATGTAAAAAAGGGCTGAATCGACTGCTACTGATTGGGTATCGACGACAAAAAGATACCGCTGAAATTCACCGGCGGCACGGAGATAATCTCCCTCTTTATAAAGGTATTCGGCGAAACGGTATATATTCCCGGCGCTGTAGTAATCAACGGACAAACTGTCTCCGACGATTGTGCCGGGAAGGACGGCGGATAATACGAAAATCGTGATTATCCAGCAGCTCTTTTTATTCATCTTTAACCTGAACCACCCGCCTTGAGGTACCTATGTAATAACTGTCGACCGGATAATCGATCGCTTTTTTAGTAACGGGGTCTATTGCATAATATTTTCTGCCTCCTCTGATGCAG includes:
- a CDS encoding permease, coding for MKDRTKLLLFIIAFVLIYFVPLEGVNFQRAILEAFFMLQEYARQHVLFCLIPAFFIAGAISIFVSKEAVIKYFGAKANKILAYGVASISGTILAVCSCTVLPMFAGIYTRGAGIGPATAFLYSGPAINILAIILTARVLGYELGIARAVGAVAFSVIIGLLMSVFFKDKQGTDEDLAISEAATGKSRSLAQNGFYFLVLVLILIFAAWARPKEAIGLWNTIYNIHWYLTGAMLIILFIILFSWFKKNEINDWIFSTWTFAKQILPLLFAGVLVAGFLLGRPNTDAGIIPSRYVAMLVGGNSLFANFFASIAGAFMYFATLTEVPILQGLLGSGMGKGPALALLLAGPALSLPNMLVIRSILGTKKTMTFVILVVVLSTIVGWLYGFLF
- a CDS encoding ArsR family transcriptional regulator; this encodes MEEDILKIQAAAFNALGHPVRLKVLEKLRDGPCCVCKIIPYVGCKQPNVSHHLAILRRAGIIRSEKRGAEVWYDVVDPKIFDLIDIMVDCIIQNLNMSKDILRVLIKERT
- a CDS encoding tetratricopeptide repeat protein encodes the protein MLILISLFLSIVPSRKTEILDFAEKFFSAGCYEEAITEYKRFICFHPKDEEVSYVYSRIARIHRLCSEWDEAVDAHEQAIITAADDSVKQMRKLELAVTYIAAGNYSMAEVLLLKIEVAAVNLEIKKRCALLRAVAEIHSYKWDYARDAFSTYFLYSPDTVLQQRINEVLAEREKFFYRSPSSARQLSTFIPGLGQLYAGDAANALNAFLLNGGLITWMVYKAVHGYWSDAWVIYYFLFRRYYFGNKYNAERIAGEKNRSFNQSQIQKIMELLVSE
- a CDS encoding tetratricopeptide repeat protein gives rise to the protein MNKKSCWIITIFVLSAVLPGTIVGDSLSVDYYSAGNIYRFAEYLYKEGDYLRAAGEFQRYLFVVDTQSVAVDSALFYIGKCYLKARKYERAMDYFKKVAGSGKTGIKDYAHYNIALCYFLAGSSQASIDYLATHLNAGGIPELESSVKNLNAAGYLEQGKWDKAEEILGPDSLNDRVSNRLLSWARIGKSLPRKSKTLAGLYSGIIPGLGKVYCKRSVDGIQSFLTVGLLGWQAYTGFHKDGKSSVKGWIFGSIGALFYLGNIYGSIVAADIHNQEQEERLKTEIRVFFYAHLD